The Manihot esculenta cultivar AM560-2 chromosome 11, M.esculenta_v8, whole genome shotgun sequence genome includes a region encoding these proteins:
- the LOC110626066 gene encoding NAC domain-containing protein 6, translated as MEELDLPGFRFHPTEEELLDFYLKNMVFGKKLRYDIIGYLNIYHHDPWDLPGMAKSSGEREWYFFVPRDRRRGSGGRPNRTTVNGFWKATGSDRKIVSLSDPKRIIGLRKTLVFYMGRAPRGSKTDWIMNEYRLPDHSCPLPKDIVLCKIYRKATSLKVLEQRAAMEDEMKLIYASSPLSTLDDMSFCSQQEDPMTQIYLPHVFLKQEVEDLVKVKDSNSDDDENCNNKVYARDEKSKENKGSSLQLPFGNEKLPELELPKFSMDWNQDTNFLFNSPWLQSLTQNLTPSANILNF; from the exons GCTTTCGATTCCATCCAACAGAAGAGGAGCTTCTTGATTTTTACCTCAAGAACATGGTTTTTGGGAAGAAGCTACGTTATGACATCATAGGATATCTTAACATCTATCATCATGATCCTTGGGACTTGCCTG gaaTGGCTAAGAGTAGTGGAGAGAGAGAATGGTACTTCTTCGTGCCGAGAGACAGGAGACGTGGCAGTGGAGGGAGGCCTAACAGGACTACTGTGAATGGATTTTGGAAAGCCACTGGCTCTGATAGAAAGATTGTGAGCTTGTCTGATCCAAAGAGGATCATTGGATTGAGAAAAACTCTTGTTTTCTACATGGGAAGAGCTCCAAGAGGCTCTAAGACTGATTGGATCATGAATGAATATCGCCTGCCTGATCATTCTTGCCCTTTGCCTAAG GATATAGTCTTATGTAAGATATATAGGAAAGCAACTTCCTTGAAAGTTCTAGAGCAAAGGGCAGCAATGGAAGACGAAATGAAGTTAATTTATGCATCATCACCACTTTCTACATTGGACGACATGTCGTTTTGCAGCCAACAAGAAGACCCAATGACTCAAATATATCTGCCCCATGTGTTTTTGAAGCAAGAAGTAGAAGATTTGGTAAAGGTTAAAGACAGCAACAGTGATGACGATGAAAATTGTAATAACAAAGTGTATGCAAGAGATGAGAAGTCAAAGGAGAATAAAGGGTCCTCTCTGCAATTGCCATTTGGAAATGAGAAGCTGCCAGAGCTGGAACTGCCAAAATTCAGCATGGATTGGAATCAGGACACCAATTTTTTGTTCAACAGTCCTTGGCTTCAAAGCTTAACCCAAAATCTGACCCCTTCTGCCAACATTTTGAATTTCTAA